A stretch of the Methylacidiphilum caldifontis genome encodes the following:
- the gcvP gene encoding aminomethyl-transferring glycine dehydrogenase → MDSFIKRHIGSSEEEIQQMLDFLQLKSLDELIDKVIPPSYRTHTELRLPSETSEEQALKELKNIGNQNSSFRYFIGMGYSETTCPMVIRRMILENPEWYTPYTPYQSEISQGRLEALLNFQTVVCELTGLPIANASLLDEASACVEAMLMCKRLASNKNRNKFFLSKDCHPQILSVITTRSSPLEIELVIDDWRKTHIDESFFGALVSYPDTAGSIFDYSSFCEELHKKDLVVVVNTDLLALTLFKSPGEFGADIAVGSAQRFGLPLFCGGPHPAFISAKKGMERKMPGRIVGISKDVYGNPALRLALQTREQHIRREKATSNICTAQVLPAIVASMYAAYYGAEGLKEIAQKILSYSYFLYKRFLLSGFSPYPFPFFDTLKIPLEEQSIQEIKKKAIAQGYLFREFKDSPALGITLGEKTTIEDLRCILNIFGISKQDEPLPSTDISLPDIPIALQRQTEFLNYKVFKNYRTETKLNRYIKKLSSKDINLTTSMIPLGSCTMKLNPASAMIPILWDCFTEPHPFAGEQFNKGYLELASNLKQWLAEITAMDCVSLQPNAGSQGELAGLIAIRNYFQSMGQDQRTICLIPTSAHGTNCASAALAGLNIEEINCDSQGRLNLDELEQKAKKYASKLAVMMITFPSTYGVFEKTLIEASQIMHSYGGQVYLDGANANAFLGLCKPGELGVDVCHLNLHKTFCIPHGGGGPGVGPIAVKKHLEPFLPSTHLELPVKGKTGLLCSAPMGNAGVLPVSWMYIRMAGAKGLKLCAQLAILNANYIAKKLAGAFTILYKGDLGYVAHEFIIDLRPWQEYGIEVEDVAKRLMDYGFHAPTISWPVHGTMMIEPTESESKEELDRFCEALLLIRKELEDIKNGVYPQNNNPIKNAPHPHSLVCSDHWPFPYSRQLAAYPAPWQKEFKYWPPTGRIDNVYGDRNFVCCIEKRLAL, encoded by the coding sequence ATGGATTCCTTCATAAAAAGACATATTGGCTCTTCGGAAGAAGAAATTCAGCAGATGCTTGATTTCCTTCAACTCAAAAGCTTGGATGAACTGATAGACAAAGTCATTCCTCCCTCTTACCGCACTCATACTGAGCTGCGCCTTCCCAGCGAAACTTCCGAAGAGCAAGCCTTAAAAGAGCTTAAAAACATTGGTAACCAAAACAGTTCCTTTCGATATTTCATCGGGATGGGCTATAGCGAAACTACTTGTCCCATGGTCATTCGGCGAATGATCTTGGAAAACCCAGAGTGGTATACTCCCTATACTCCCTATCAGTCAGAAATTTCTCAAGGACGGCTCGAAGCTTTGCTCAACTTTCAAACAGTCGTTTGTGAGCTGACGGGGCTACCTATTGCTAATGCTTCACTTCTTGATGAGGCTTCTGCCTGTGTCGAAGCCATGCTCATGTGTAAGCGGCTTGCTTCAAATAAAAACCGTAATAAATTTTTTCTCTCCAAAGATTGCCATCCTCAAATTCTTTCTGTCATCACTACTCGCTCTTCCCCTTTAGAGATCGAGCTTGTGATCGATGATTGGAGAAAGACCCATATCGATGAAAGTTTTTTTGGAGCCTTAGTGTCTTACCCGGATACAGCAGGAAGTATTTTTGATTATAGCTCTTTTTGTGAAGAACTTCACAAAAAGGATTTGGTTGTCGTTGTCAATACGGATCTTCTGGCTTTAACCCTTTTCAAATCCCCTGGAGAGTTTGGAGCGGACATTGCAGTAGGTTCCGCTCAAAGATTTGGTCTGCCTCTTTTTTGTGGAGGTCCTCATCCGGCTTTTATATCGGCGAAAAAAGGGATGGAAAGAAAAATGCCTGGAAGAATTGTGGGCATATCAAAAGATGTCTATGGGAATCCAGCCTTGAGGCTTGCCCTGCAAACACGAGAACAACATATAAGGAGGGAAAAAGCGACAAGTAATATCTGCACCGCTCAAGTTCTTCCCGCAATTGTTGCTTCTATGTATGCAGCTTATTATGGTGCTGAAGGTCTAAAAGAGATTGCTCAAAAGATCCTTTCGTATTCTTATTTCCTGTACAAGAGATTTTTGTTGTCAGGATTTTCTCCTTACCCCTTCCCTTTTTTTGATACCCTGAAAATTCCCCTCGAGGAACAAAGCATTCAAGAAATCAAGAAAAAAGCTATAGCCCAAGGTTACCTCTTCAGAGAGTTTAAGGACAGCCCCGCTTTAGGAATAACTCTTGGGGAAAAAACGACAATAGAGGATCTGCGTTGCATTTTGAATATTTTTGGCATTAGCAAACAGGACGAGCCGCTTCCTTCTACAGATATAAGCCTACCAGATATTCCTATTGCCCTACAGCGACAAACTGAATTTTTAAATTATAAGGTTTTCAAAAACTACCGCACCGAAACAAAACTTAACCGTTACATCAAAAAACTTTCCTCAAAAGATATCAACCTGACTACCTCTATGATTCCGCTGGGATCTTGTACCATGAAACTCAACCCCGCATCGGCAATGATCCCTATTCTTTGGGACTGTTTTACAGAACCCCATCCTTTTGCTGGAGAACAGTTTAATAAAGGATATCTGGAGCTGGCCTCTAATCTCAAGCAGTGGCTAGCAGAAATTACGGCCATGGATTGTGTTTCTTTACAACCTAACGCCGGCTCCCAGGGAGAATTAGCTGGTCTTATTGCCATTAGAAATTATTTTCAGTCCATGGGTCAGGATCAAAGAACGATTTGTCTTATCCCTACTTCTGCTCATGGAACAAATTGTGCCAGTGCTGCTTTAGCTGGACTCAATATCGAGGAAATAAATTGCGATAGCCAAGGTCGGCTAAATCTAGATGAGTTAGAACAGAAAGCGAAAAAATATGCTTCTAAACTGGCTGTAATGATGATCACTTTTCCCTCTACCTATGGGGTTTTTGAAAAAACTCTCATTGAAGCTTCCCAGATCATGCACAGTTATGGTGGTCAAGTTTATCTTGATGGAGCCAATGCTAATGCTTTCTTGGGATTATGTAAACCTGGAGAACTTGGGGTGGATGTCTGTCATCTCAACCTCCATAAAACTTTCTGTATTCCTCATGGTGGAGGAGGGCCTGGGGTCGGTCCGATCGCTGTTAAAAAACACCTGGAACCCTTCCTGCCTTCAACCCATTTAGAACTGCCAGTCAAAGGTAAAACCGGGCTACTCTGCTCTGCACCCATGGGTAATGCTGGAGTTCTTCCAGTCAGTTGGATGTACATAAGAATGGCAGGAGCTAAAGGCCTTAAACTATGTGCTCAATTGGCTATCTTAAATGCCAATTACATTGCAAAAAAACTGGCTGGTGCTTTCACCATCCTTTACAAGGGAGATCTCGGATACGTCGCTCATGAGTTCATTATCGATTTAAGACCCTGGCAAGAATATGGAATAGAAGTCGAGGATGTCGCCAAGAGACTTATGGATTATGGTTTTCATGCACCCACCATTTCCTGGCCTGTACATGGGACAATGATGATTGAACCCACAGAGTCGGAATCAAAAGAAGAACTCGACCGGTTTTGCGAAGCCTTGCTACTTATTCGTAAAGAACTTGAAGACATTAAAAACGGTGTTTATCCTCAAAACAACAATCCCATAAAAAATGCTCCTCATCCTCACAGTCTAGTCTGCTCGGATCATTGGCCTTTTCCCTATTCTCGGCAACTTGCAGCTTATCCCGCTCCATGGCAAAAAGAATTTAAATACTGGCCTCCCACGGGGAGGATCGATAACGTCTATGGAGATAGAAATTTTGTTTGCTGTATAGAAAAAAGGCTAGCTCTTTGA
- a CDS encoding lysylphosphatidylglycerol synthase transmembrane domain-containing protein encodes MSDKSSTAKRKKNWLSIFLRSAVSTGILSFLFFKVDWTKITSVVERSNPIDIVLGIFFGGCQVFFSAVRWKILLQTQEIFIPMFKAFELTLIGQFFNAFLLGSTGGDIVRIYYIVKLYPEKKTAGSLSVIYDRVIGLVGLILIGQLLALNFFKLFEAHPITRHAVWLFFSISLFILFLFGLILFFPNIFSFDKRKKKTISLFSKQNLNNLIDAISRYRHGKKENFMALCYSVISHGSTLIMAYCATRSLHLDIPFLFLASILAIVSVLISIPVTISGLGVREGLIVVFFQLLGIKAEPALSFSLLVFAMSVFWSLVGGIVYLRYKKP; translated from the coding sequence ATGAGCGATAAATCCTCCACGGCCAAGAGAAAGAAAAATTGGCTTTCGATCTTTTTACGCTCAGCTGTTTCAACAGGAATTCTCTCTTTTCTTTTTTTTAAAGTTGATTGGACAAAAATAACAAGCGTAGTCGAACGATCCAATCCTATCGATATCGTTCTGGGCATTTTTTTTGGTGGATGCCAAGTTTTTTTTTCCGCTGTGCGCTGGAAGATCTTGTTGCAAACCCAGGAAATCTTTATTCCCATGTTTAAGGCTTTTGAACTGACATTGATCGGACAATTTTTCAATGCTTTTCTGCTGGGCTCTACGGGCGGAGATATCGTTCGCATTTACTATATTGTGAAGTTGTACCCTGAAAAAAAAACTGCGGGTTCCCTTTCCGTTATTTATGATCGGGTAATAGGCCTAGTTGGTTTAATTTTAATTGGGCAACTCTTAGCCCTTAACTTTTTTAAACTGTTTGAAGCCCATCCTATTACCCGTCACGCTGTCTGGCTGTTTTTCTCCATCTCTCTGTTTATTCTATTTCTTTTTGGGCTGATCCTGTTCTTCCCGAATATCTTTTCTTTCGATAAAAGAAAAAAGAAAACGATAAGCTTATTTTCAAAACAGAACTTAAATAATCTCATTGATGCTATAAGCCGTTACCGGCACGGGAAAAAAGAGAATTTTATGGCTCTCTGCTACTCGGTCATTAGTCATGGATCGACTTTGATCATGGCATATTGTGCCACCCGTTCACTTCATCTCGATATTCCTTTTTTATTTCTTGCATCCATTCTTGCCATAGTCAGTGTTCTTATTTCCATTCCTGTGACAATATCAGGGCTAGGAGTCAGAGAAGGACTGATCGTTGTTTTTTTCCAGCTATTGGGGATCAAAGCGGAGCCCGCATTAAGCTTTTCTCTTCTTGTTTTTGCAATGAGCGTTTTCTGGAGCCTCGTTGGGGGTATCGTGTATTTACGCTACAAAAAACCTTAG
- a CDS encoding CCA tRNA nucleotidyltransferase, with protein sequence MREEAIRIVRILQKAGFIAFFAGGCVRDILLKKEPHDIDIATSATPDEIQNLFQEKATGLTGKSFGVIRVKSGAHFFEVATFRTDIGSEGGRWPQAIKFSTPEEDALRRDFTINGIFYDPLANKIIDYVGGKEDIEKKVIRAIGDPQKRFEEDHLRMLRAIRFAVSLGFEIEEKTWKAIQISAHNIIHISAERIREELDKIFTSSNPSRGLDLLDQSGLLYIILPEIYNLHGVEQPKEFHPEGDAFNHVRLLLSHLHHPSLELSLAALFHDVGKAVTFSRDTTGQIHFYGHEIVGAQITEKIMTRLRYSKDIIKKVVECVKNHMSFKDVPKMKKSTLKKLILRPTFPIELELHRIDCLSSHGNLSIYNFLNEIKGQYTAENLAPPKLITGYDLIALGIQPGKRVGEILELIREAQLEDKISSRTEALLMAEDLVRNEQVKKINNFK encoded by the coding sequence ATGAGAGAAGAAGCCATTCGGATCGTGCGCATCCTTCAAAAGGCTGGCTTTATTGCTTTTTTTGCAGGAGGGTGTGTAAGGGATATCCTGCTCAAAAAGGAACCCCATGACATCGACATAGCAACATCAGCGACTCCCGATGAAATTCAAAACCTATTTCAAGAAAAAGCTACAGGACTTACTGGCAAATCCTTCGGAGTTATTCGGGTAAAATCTGGAGCTCATTTCTTTGAAGTAGCTACATTCCGAACCGATATCGGATCAGAGGGAGGAAGATGGCCACAGGCAATCAAATTTTCAACACCCGAAGAAGATGCTCTAAGGAGGGATTTTACAATTAATGGAATTTTTTATGATCCCCTTGCCAATAAAATCATCGATTATGTTGGGGGGAAAGAAGATATTGAAAAAAAAGTAATAAGAGCTATTGGAGATCCCCAAAAAAGATTTGAAGAAGATCATCTCCGTATGCTCAGGGCGATCAGGTTTGCCGTAAGCCTCGGATTTGAAATAGAAGAAAAGACTTGGAAAGCCATTCAAATTTCTGCTCATAATATTATTCACATAAGTGCCGAAAGAATAAGAGAAGAACTGGATAAAATCTTTACCAGTTCTAATCCCTCCAGAGGATTAGATCTTCTTGATCAAAGTGGTCTTTTGTATATTATCCTTCCTGAAATTTATAACTTGCACGGAGTAGAACAACCCAAGGAGTTTCACCCTGAGGGAGATGCCTTTAATCACGTTCGACTCCTATTAAGCCATCTTCATCATCCCAGCCTTGAGCTTTCCTTAGCTGCCCTTTTCCATGACGTAGGGAAAGCTGTTACTTTTAGTCGGGACACAACCGGCCAGATCCATTTTTACGGTCATGAAATAGTTGGCGCCCAGATAACAGAAAAAATCATGACCCGGTTGAGATATAGCAAGGATATCATAAAGAAAGTTGTCGAGTGCGTAAAAAATCATATGTCATTTAAAGATGTCCCAAAAATGAAAAAATCCACACTTAAAAAACTGATATTAAGACCGACTTTCCCCATAGAACTTGAATTGCATCGAATAGACTGCTTATCTTCGCATGGGAATCTTTCTATTTATAATTTTCTTAATGAAATAAAAGGACAGTACACTGCCGAAAACTTAGCTCCACCTAAACTCATCACGGGTTATGATTTGATTGCTTTAGGGATACAGCCAGGAAAGAGAGTTGGTGAAATCTTAGAGCTTATTCGGGAAGCCCAATTAGAAGACAAAATTTCTTCACGTACTGAAGCCCTATTAATGGCAGAAGATCTTGTTCGCAACGAACAAGTTAAAAAAATCAATAATTTTAAATAA
- a CDS encoding HU family DNA-binding protein, whose translation MANEEKKQVRFNKANLVEVVQKNMGKDTTKALAEKSVDAVINGLKTGVLKNGIVQLIGFGTFRVITRKARTGVNPKTGEKIKIKASKTVRFSPGKELKEKL comes from the coding sequence ATGGCAAACGAAGAAAAAAAGCAGGTTAGATTTAATAAGGCAAATTTAGTTGAAGTTGTCCAAAAAAATATGGGCAAAGATACAACTAAGGCTTTAGCTGAGAAATCGGTTGATGCTGTCATCAATGGTCTGAAGACTGGAGTATTAAAAAATGGAATCGTGCAGTTAATCGGTTTTGGAACCTTCCGAGTTATTACAAGAAAAGCTAGGACAGGCGTCAACCCCAAAACTGGAGAAAAAATTAAAATTAAAGCCTCAAAAACGGTCCGTTTCTCTCCCGGTAAAGAATTAAAAGAAAAGTTGTAA
- the groL gene encoding chaperonin GroEL (60 kDa chaperone family; promotes refolding of misfolded polypeptides especially under stressful conditions; forms two stacked rings of heptamers to form a barrel-shaped 14mer; ends can be capped by GroES; misfolded proteins enter the barrel where they are refolded when GroES binds), producing MAAKQLIFDESARHALLRGVEKLSKAVKSTLGPAGRNVILDKKFGSPTITKDGVTVAKEIELEDPWENMGAQLVKEVASKTSDVAGDGTTTATVLAESIYKEGLKNVTAGANPMDLKRGIDKAVHAVVKQLKEISHIVKGKEEIKQVATVSANWDTSIGEIIADALDKVGKDGTVTVEEAKHIETTLEVVEGMQFDRGYISPYFVTNAEELEAVLENAYILIHEKKISNLKDLLPLLEKIAKAGKPLLIIAEDVEGEALATLVVNKLRGTLQVCAVKAPGFGDRRKAMLEDIAILTGGRCLTEDLGIKLENVQLEDLGRAKRVIVEKENTTIIEGAGSSSEIKGRISQIKRQIEETTSDYDREKLQERLAKLAGGVAVIQVGAATETELKEKKARVEDALHATRAAVEEGIVPGGGVALLRCQKAIEGLSLKGDEQIGANIVSKALEYPLKTLADNAGLEGSVIVNEVKSKKGNEGFDVASRCYVDMFEAGIVDPTKVTRTALENAASIAGLLLTTEAMVTEIPEKEKKPMTPPGAGGMGDMEY from the coding sequence ATGGCTGCCAAACAATTGATCTTTGATGAATCTGCTAGGCATGCTCTATTGCGTGGTGTTGAAAAGTTAAGTAAAGCGGTGAAGAGCACGCTTGGTCCCGCTGGTCGCAATGTGATTCTCGACAAGAAATTCGGTTCTCCGACAATCACTAAAGACGGTGTGACCGTAGCTAAAGAAATAGAGTTGGAAGATCCTTGGGAAAACATGGGAGCGCAGCTTGTAAAAGAGGTAGCATCGAAAACAAGTGATGTTGCCGGTGATGGAACAACGACGGCCACCGTTCTCGCTGAATCCATCTATAAGGAAGGCTTAAAGAATGTAACAGCAGGGGCTAATCCCATGGATCTTAAGCGGGGTATTGACAAAGCTGTACATGCCGTAGTCAAACAGCTGAAGGAAATATCCCATATTGTCAAGGGTAAGGAAGAAATCAAGCAAGTAGCCACTGTTTCCGCAAATTGGGATACTTCAATTGGTGAAATTATCGCTGATGCCCTAGACAAAGTGGGTAAAGATGGGACAGTCACTGTCGAAGAAGCCAAGCATATTGAAACTACCCTTGAAGTGGTTGAAGGCATGCAGTTCGACAGAGGTTATATTTCTCCCTATTTTGTGACCAATGCTGAAGAGCTTGAGGCGGTGTTGGAAAATGCCTACATTTTGATCCATGAAAAGAAGATTTCCAATCTTAAGGATCTTTTACCACTCCTTGAAAAGATAGCCAAGGCGGGTAAACCCTTGTTGATTATTGCAGAAGATGTTGAGGGAGAAGCTTTGGCTACCCTCGTTGTCAACAAGTTAAGGGGTACATTGCAAGTATGTGCGGTAAAAGCTCCTGGATTTGGCGACAGGCGGAAAGCGATGCTTGAAGATATCGCTATTTTAACCGGTGGTCGTTGCTTAACTGAAGATCTGGGAATAAAGCTAGAAAATGTTCAGCTTGAAGATCTTGGAAGAGCAAAGAGAGTCATCGTTGAGAAAGAAAATACAACGATTATCGAAGGGGCAGGATCCAGTAGCGAGATAAAAGGGAGAATAAGTCAAATCAAAAGACAGATCGAGGAAACGACCTCTGATTACGATCGGGAAAAACTCCAAGAAAGACTCGCTAAATTAGCGGGTGGAGTTGCTGTTATACAGGTGGGTGCGGCTACTGAAACCGAGCTTAAAGAAAAGAAAGCCAGGGTTGAAGATGCTCTGCATGCAACGCGAGCAGCTGTGGAAGAGGGTATTGTTCCCGGTGGTGGGGTTGCTCTCCTTAGATGTCAGAAAGCGATTGAAGGCCTTTCTTTAAAAGGAGATGAGCAGATTGGAGCTAATATCGTTTCCAAGGCCCTAGAATATCCTCTGAAAACCCTTGCGGACAATGCAGGGTTAGAGGGGAGTGTCATTGTCAACGAAGTCAAATCCAAGAAAGGCAATGAAGGATTTGATGTAGCCAGCCGTTGCTATGTGGATATGTTCGAAGCTGGGATCGTTGATCCGACAAAGGTGACGAGGACAGCTCTTGAAAACGCAGCTTCGATTGCTGGTTTACTCCTTACAACTGAGGCCATGGTGACTGAAATTCCTGAGAAGGAAAAGAAACCGATGACCCCTCCCGGTGCTGGAGGAATGGGTGATATGGAGTATTAA
- the groES gene encoding co-chaperone GroES — translation MVEPKIRPLGERVLVKLIEEQEVRKGGIIIPDTAKEKPQEATVIAVGPGKLDENGKRIPIEVKKGDKVLISKYGGTEVKIDGESFQILREDDILAIIEG, via the coding sequence ATGGTTGAACCGAAAATTCGTCCTTTGGGTGAGCGTGTTTTAGTTAAGCTCATCGAAGAACAAGAAGTAAGAAAAGGTGGGATCATCATTCCGGATACAGCCAAAGAAAAACCACAGGAAGCAACGGTTATCGCTGTTGGTCCTGGAAAATTGGATGAAAACGGGAAAAGGATTCCTATCGAAGTGAAAAAAGGAGATAAGGTCCTTATTAGTAAGTATGGTGGAACAGAAGTAAAAATCGATGGAGAATCCTTTCAGATTCTTCGCGAAGATGACATTTTAGCCATTATTGAAGGATAA
- the dnaK gene encoding molecular chaperone DnaK, producing the protein MAHVLGIDLGTTNSCMAIVEGGQPVVLENSEGARTTPSIVAFTKSGERLVGQAAKRQAITNSKNTIYSIKRFIGRKYSEVQEEIKRVPYKVIEGKNGDCAVEVEVGGERRIYTPQEISAFILMKLKADAEAKLGEKISQAVITVPAYFNDSQRQATKAAGEIAGLEVLRIINEPTAASLAYGLDKKKDERIAVYDLGGGTFDISVLEIGEGVFEVKATNGDTHLGGDDWDAAIMEWIIGDFKRETGIDLHGQPDAVQRIKEEAEKAKIALSSALEYEINLPFITADQTGPKHIQKKLTRAKLEQLTEHLAERTVQPVLNCLKDAKLTAADIDELVLVGGMTRMPKIIETARKLIGREPHKGVNPDEVVAVGAAIQGAVLKGQVKDVLLLDVTPLTLSIETAGGIATPMIPRNTTIPTRKSQIFSTFSDNQPSVEIKVLQGERPMARDNKLLGVFHLDGIPPAPRGVPQIEVTFDIDANGILHVSAKDLGTGREQKITITGSSGLSKDEIERMTREAEAYREQDMKNKERAEAKNNADNAAYQAEKLLREYGDKVDSAKKMEIEKCIEKVREVIKGDDTEAIKRAMDELNEKVQAISIEMYRAASSKSSAPPPPSSGSKEGKSDVIDAEFEKVDKDKPK; encoded by the coding sequence ATGGCACATGTACTTGGCATCGATTTAGGGACAACAAATTCCTGCATGGCAATTGTCGAGGGAGGGCAACCCGTTGTTTTGGAAAATTCTGAAGGGGCTAGGACCACTCCTTCGATAGTGGCTTTTACCAAAAGTGGTGAAAGATTAGTTGGCCAGGCAGCAAAAAGACAGGCGATCACCAACTCTAAAAACACTATCTATTCCATAAAGAGATTTATTGGGAGGAAGTATAGCGAGGTTCAAGAAGAAATAAAGAGAGTTCCCTACAAAGTCATAGAAGGGAAAAACGGGGATTGCGCAGTTGAAGTTGAAGTCGGAGGAGAGAGAAGGATTTATACCCCTCAGGAAATATCCGCCTTTATATTGATGAAATTGAAAGCGGATGCGGAAGCTAAACTGGGAGAAAAGATTTCGCAGGCAGTTATCACTGTTCCTGCTTATTTTAACGACAGCCAAAGACAGGCAACTAAAGCTGCAGGGGAAATTGCAGGTCTTGAGGTTTTGAGAATCATCAATGAACCTACAGCAGCTTCATTGGCTTATGGCTTGGATAAAAAGAAAGATGAAAGAATTGCGGTATATGATCTGGGGGGAGGAACTTTCGATATTTCTGTTCTAGAAATTGGTGAAGGGGTTTTTGAGGTTAAGGCGACTAATGGTGATACGCATTTAGGGGGTGATGATTGGGATGCAGCGATCATGGAATGGATTATTGGTGATTTCAAAAGAGAAACAGGGATCGATCTTCATGGTCAACCCGATGCGGTGCAGAGGATAAAAGAAGAAGCCGAGAAAGCTAAGATTGCTTTATCCTCGGCACTTGAATATGAAATAAATCTCCCCTTTATTACAGCTGATCAAACGGGTCCAAAGCATATCCAGAAAAAATTAACAAGAGCAAAACTTGAGCAATTAACAGAACATCTGGCGGAAAGAACTGTTCAGCCGGTTCTAAACTGCTTGAAAGATGCCAAGTTAACGGCTGCGGATATTGACGAGCTTGTATTGGTGGGGGGCATGACAAGGATGCCCAAAATTATTGAGACAGCCAGAAAGCTTATAGGCAGAGAACCTCACAAGGGGGTTAATCCCGACGAAGTCGTTGCGGTGGGAGCTGCTATCCAGGGAGCTGTTTTGAAAGGTCAGGTCAAAGACGTTCTTCTTTTGGATGTCACCCCACTTACTCTTTCAATAGAGACCGCGGGGGGAATTGCTACACCCATGATTCCAAGAAACACAACAATACCCACGCGAAAATCCCAAATTTTCAGTACTTTTTCGGATAATCAGCCCAGTGTGGAAATTAAAGTACTCCAGGGAGAAAGACCAATGGCTAGGGACAACAAACTTTTGGGCGTGTTTCACCTGGATGGAATACCCCCGGCCCCTCGGGGAGTGCCTCAGATAGAAGTGACCTTCGATATAGATGCAAATGGTATTTTGCATGTGTCGGCAAAAGACCTGGGAACGGGAAGGGAACAAAAAATTACGATAACGGGTTCCAGTGGCCTTTCCAAGGATGAAATAGAACGGATGACCCGGGAAGCCGAGGCTTACCGAGAACAAGACATGAAGAACAAGGAAAGAGCCGAGGCCAAGAATAATGCCGATAATGCGGCTTACCAGGCAGAAAAGCTTTTGCGAGAATACGGGGATAAGGTTGATTCGGCCAAAAAGATGGAAATTGAAAAATGCATTGAGAAAGTTAGGGAGGTCATTAAAGGTGATGATACCGAAGCGATAAAAAGGGCGATGGATGAGCTCAATGAAAAAGTGCAAGCGATATCGATAGAGATGTATAGAGCTGCATCATCCAAATCCAGTGCGCCTCCTCCCCCTTCTTCCGGATCTAAAGAGGGAAAGTCTGATGTGATTGACGCGGAATTTGAAAAAGTGGACAAAGATAAACCCAAATGA